The Lactuca sativa cultivar Salinas chromosome 2, Lsat_Salinas_v11, whole genome shotgun sequence genome includes a window with the following:
- the LOC111880098 gene encoding uncharacterized protein LOC111880098 produces the protein MSHNANSSDRSGSSHVNEYDEWEARVVQQNRKLDVIMSELLIGMPNMSVRDHPRARRRYCNREREQGEARLMKDYFVDNPTYGEAKFRGRFRMRKPLFLCIVEAVTANDRYFQQRRDATGRKGFSPIQKCTAAMRVLAYGISADALDEYLRMSETVTRDALVKFVEGLISCFREEYLRSPNRDDLA, from the coding sequence atgtcTCATAATGCAAACTCATCAGATCGTTCCGGTTCATCGCATGTGAATGAATATGATGAATGGGAAGCACGAGTTGTTCAACAAAATCGAAAACTTGATGTTATCATGAGTGAGTTACTCATAGGCATGCCAAACATGAGTGTAAGAGATCATCCTAGAGCAAGAAGGAGATATTGTAATCGGGAACGTGAGCAGGGTGAGGCACGTTTGATGAAAGACTACTTTGTTGACAACCCAACGTATGGTGAAGCAAAATTCCGTGGTAGATTTCGAATGCGAAAACCACTATTTCTCTGCATAGTGGAAGCTGTTACAGCCAATGACCGATATTTTCAACAAAGACGCGATGCCACAGGCAGAAAAGGTTTTTCACCAATACAGAAATGTACTGCAGCTATGAGGGTGTTGGCATATGGGATATCAGCAGATGCACTTGATGAATATTTGAGAATGAGTGAGACTGTGACAAGGGATGCTCTTGTAAAGTTTGTGGAAGGTCTCATTTCATGCTTTCGTGAAGAGTACCTAAGAAGTCCCAATAGAGATGATTTGGCATGA
- the LOC111880096 gene encoding uncharacterized protein LOC111880096 — protein sequence MVGSIDCMHWEWKNCPTAWAGQYAGRSGKTTIILEVVSSYDLWIWHAFFGTPGSCNDINVLQRSPLFDYVLAARAPKVSYTMNDGENNMAYYLTDGIYPSWAAFVKSISSPQLRKHKLFAEHQEAARKNVEQAFGVLQARFVFHHHPCLVWEKDMMGKTMIACIIIHNMIVEDEQHTYIHYYDPSEFITTEDEESFKYSTQRIGDLSCYMTNRVQVHNREAHNALKNDLIEHIWKKFSTEE from the coding sequence ATGGTAGGCAGTATTGATTGCATGCACTGGGAATGGAAAAACTGCCCCACCGCTTGGGCTGGACAATATGCAGGTAGAAGCGGTAAGACAACGATAATTTTGGAAGTTGTTTCATCGTATGACTTATGGATATGGCATGCATTCTTCGGAACACCAGGTTCGTGCAATGACATTAACGTCCTCCAAAGATCTCCTCTTTTTGATTATGTCTTGGCGGCTCGAGCACCAAAGGTGAGTTACACTATGAATGATGGAGAAAATAATATGGCTTATTATCTCACTGATGGCATATATCCTTCATGGGCTGCCTTTGTCAAGTCAATAAGTTCTCCACAACTTCGAAAACACAAGTTGTTCGCTGAACATCAAGAGGCGGCTAGGAAAAATGTTGAACAAGCATTTGGAGTTTTACAAGCTCGTTTTGTGTTTCATCATCACCCTTGCCTTGTGTGGGAAAAAGATATGATGGGGAAAACTATGATTGCATGCATCATTATTCACAATATGATAGTTGAAGATGAACAACACACATACATTCATTATTATGATCCATCAGAATTTATAACTACAGAAGACGAAGAATCTTTTAAATACTCTACTCAACGAATTGGAGATCTATCTTGTTATATGACCAACAGGGTACAAGTTCACAATAGAGAAGCTCATAATGCTCTAAAAAACGATTTGATTGAGCATATATGGAAAAAATTCAGCACTGAAGAATAA